The following are encoded in a window of Mannheimia varigena genomic DNA:
- the sodA gene encoding superoxide dismutase [Mn], with product MAYTLPELGYAYDALEPHFDAKTMEIHHSKHHQAYINNANAALEAHSELLDLCPGKLIQDLNQVPAEKRVAVRNNVGGHVNHTLFWKGLKTGTTLQGALKDAIVRDFGSVEAFQAEFEKAATTRFGSGWAWLVVENDKLAVVSTANQDNPLMGKEVAGVSGYPILGLDVWEHAYYLNYQNRRPDFIKAFWNVVNWDEAGRRFEEKVATCGCAK from the coding sequence ATGGCATACACATTACCAGAACTAGGCTACGCATACGATGCATTAGAGCCACATTTCGATGCAAAAACAATGGAAATCCACCATTCTAAGCATCACCAAGCATACATCAACAACGCAAATGCTGCGTTAGAAGCTCACTCAGAGTTATTAGATTTATGTCCGGGAAAATTAATCCAAGATTTAAACCAAGTGCCTGCTGAAAAACGTGTTGCAGTACGCAACAACGTGGGCGGTCACGTAAACCACACCTTATTCTGGAAAGGTTTAAAAACCGGCACAACTTTACAAGGTGCATTAAAGGACGCTATCGTGCGTGATTTCGGTTCTGTAGAAGCATTCCAAGCAGAATTTGAAAAAGCAGCAACCACCCGTTTCGGTTCAGGCTGGGCGTGGTTAGTGGTTGAAAACGACAAATTAGCCGTAGTTTCAACAGCAAACCAAGATAACCCATTAATGGGCAAAGAAGTGGCTGGCGTATCAGGCTACCCAATTTTAGGTTTAGACGTGTGGGAACACGCTTACTACTTAAACTACCAAAACCGCCGTCCAGACTTCATCAAAGCATTCTGGAACGTGGTAAACTGGGACGAAGCAGGCCGCCGTTTTGAAGAGAAAGTGGCTACTTGCGGTTGTGCGAAATAA
- the recD gene encoding exodeoxyribonuclease V subunit alpha: MLNLLFELKKEKVISDLNYQFAVFIESKQSRYDYSQAQKDLAVFLAALMSYQVGLGHTALRLNSLEPFNLFELRAKPQCQHLLESILQKIGKISPLEWQDVLKDHIAFSHSPEKIAPMLFQNGLLYFYRYWQAEHNIAAYLQQAVTKSMLFERWLCQRQRSCEQSLQRIVNNFSEKFTNTELNKNILAQLFSETSNSQQEIDWQKVAVATALEKPFSLISGGPGTGKTTTVVKLLLGLQLKQKEQNQPFLQIALAAPTGKAAARMKESIEGKLEEEKQLSPELIKVIPTEAMTIHRLLGARPLTDETKYNVKNPFHYDLVVLDEASMIDLSMMEKIVQALKPSARLIMLGDKDQLASVEAGSIMGELGSFLEYGYSQAHCDYLKEVTGYQIEAGNALAICDSLAHLKHSYRFGEKAWIGELANAVNEQNINHSWEIFTKYQESGKLENRIYPEAKEMRNKLNWIEKSIQMVVDKAVELYQDYLQAVQQREENPLIVSVKEIFVKFQKVRFLSALRVSELGVEKLNVAIAEGLRKAGLVKFNHSRDRYIGKPILITENMPTNKVASGDIGIILPDENGEMRGYFDSQQADGQYHSLPLSRISNYEAAYIMTVHKSQGSEFEHTVLVLPLVISPVLTKELIYTAITRAKDKFTLFGSEKVWKYSVGSKTERQSGLKEQLINKFR; encoded by the coding sequence ATGCTAAATTTATTATTTGAACTGAAAAAAGAGAAGGTGATCTCTGATTTAAACTACCAATTTGCGGTGTTTATTGAGAGCAAACAAAGCAGATATGATTACTCTCAGGCACAAAAAGATCTAGCTGTGTTTCTTGCTGCATTGATGTCTTATCAAGTTGGGTTAGGGCATACGGCGTTACGTTTAAATTCACTAGAACCTTTCAATCTTTTTGAATTAAGAGCAAAACCGCAATGCCAACATTTACTCGAATCTATTTTGCAAAAAATTGGCAAAATCTCACCGCTTGAATGGCAAGATGTATTGAAAGATCACATTGCTTTTAGCCATTCGCCTGAAAAAATTGCCCCAATGCTATTCCAAAATGGTTTGCTTTATTTTTATCGCTATTGGCAGGCGGAGCATAATATTGCGGCTTATTTACAACAAGCGGTCACAAAAAGCATGCTTTTTGAACGTTGGCTTTGCCAACGGCAGCGAAGCTGTGAACAATCCTTACAAAGAATTGTGAATAATTTTTCAGAAAAGTTTACCAATACAGAGCTAAATAAAAACATCCTTGCTCAGCTATTTAGTGAAACTTCAAACTCTCAACAAGAAATCGATTGGCAAAAAGTAGCAGTGGCAACAGCACTGGAGAAGCCTTTTAGTCTGATTTCTGGTGGGCCGGGAACGGGCAAAACAACTACCGTTGTGAAGTTATTGCTCGGGCTTCAACTAAAACAGAAAGAACAAAATCAACCATTTTTACAAATTGCTTTAGCAGCACCAACGGGAAAGGCTGCAGCGAGAATGAAAGAGTCGATTGAAGGAAAATTAGAGGAAGAAAAGCAGCTTTCTCCTGAGTTAATCAAAGTAATTCCAACAGAAGCGATGACAATCCACCGCTTGCTTGGGGCAAGACCTTTAACTGATGAAACAAAATATAATGTGAAAAATCCGTTTCATTATGATTTAGTGGTGCTAGATGAAGCCTCAATGATTGACCTCTCAATGATGGAAAAAATTGTGCAAGCATTAAAACCATCTGCACGTTTGATTATGTTGGGGGATAAAGATCAGCTTGCTTCTGTAGAAGCAGGTTCTATTATGGGTGAGTTAGGTTCATTCTTAGAATACGGCTATAGCCAAGCTCATTGTGATTATTTAAAAGAGGTTACAGGCTATCAAATTGAGGCTGGCAATGCGTTAGCGATTTGTGATTCGCTCGCTCATTTGAAACATAGTTATCGCTTCGGCGAGAAGGCTTGGATCGGCGAGCTAGCTAATGCAGTTAATGAGCAAAACATTAATCACTCTTGGGAGATCTTCACTAAATACCAAGAGAGTGGAAAATTAGAGAATAGAATTTATCCTGAAGCGAAGGAGATGAGGAATAAATTAAATTGGATCGAAAAAAGTATACAAATGGTGGTAGATAAAGCTGTAGAGCTTTATCAGGACTATTTGCAAGCAGTACAACAAAGAGAAGAAAATCCACTAATTGTGAGTGTGAAAGAGATTTTTGTTAAATTCCAAAAGGTACGTTTTCTTTCAGCATTACGTGTGAGTGAATTGGGCGTTGAAAAATTAAATGTGGCCATTGCAGAAGGTTTGCGTAAAGCTGGCTTAGTGAAATTTAACCATAGCCGAGATCGCTATATTGGCAAGCCGATTCTTATAACCGAAAATATGCCAACGAATAAAGTAGCAAGTGGCGACATTGGGATTATTCTACCTGATGAAAATGGAGAAATGAGGGGGTATTTTGATTCCCAACAAGCAGACGGACAATATCATAGTTTGCCACTAAGCAGAATTTCAAATTATGAAGCAGCTTATATTATGACGGTGCATAAATCGCAAGGTTCAGAATTTGAGCATACGGTTTTGGTTTTACCACTAGTGATTTCGCCTGTTTTAACGAAAGAGTTAATTTACACAGCGATTACTCGAGCTAAAGATAAATTTACCCTATTTGGTAGCGAGAAAGTGTGGAAATATAGCGTAGGATCGAAAACTGAAAGACAAAGTGGGCTAAAAGAGCAATTAATTAACAAATTTCGATAG
- the alr gene encoding alanine racemase, giving the protein MKPATATIDSQALRHNIQLIKSFAPQQKLLAMIKANAYGQGLLPAAATLTDLVDGFGVARLREALEIQETGYTGKIVLVEGFFDREELLKILSRKFDTVIHNIEQLELLEQVNQEWEEEQKKGFWKRKAKIYFPINIWLKIDTGMHRLGVHPEQVDLFVERLKNCSLVNSISFVSHFSRADEPDCGYTEKQIAVFEQATAKYAQHDRSISASSGILYWKQAHYDWVRPGIIMHGISPHYTPITDLGFKPVMTLSSSLIAVRTHKVGEPVGYGGAWISPKDTKLGVIAMGYGDGYPRNAPEGTPVLVNGRIVPIVGRVSMDMLTVDLGADSQDKVGDKVIFWGEKLLIEDVAKHIGVISYELITKLTPRVIFEYQ; this is encoded by the coding sequence ATGAAACCAGCAACAGCTACCATTGATAGCCAAGCCCTCCGCCATAATATTCAGCTGATTAAATCCTTCGCCCCACAGCAAAAATTATTAGCAATGATTAAAGCTAATGCTTATGGACAAGGTTTACTGCCTGCTGCTGCCACACTGACAGATTTAGTCGATGGCTTTGGTGTTGCCCGCTTGCGTGAAGCGTTGGAAATTCAAGAAACCGGCTATACCGGCAAAATTGTACTGGTGGAAGGTTTTTTTGATCGTGAAGAGTTGCTTAAAATCCTTTCGCGTAAATTCGATACGGTAATTCATAATATTGAACAGTTGGAATTATTAGAACAAGTCAATCAAGAGTGGGAAGAAGAGCAGAAAAAAGGCTTTTGGAAACGCAAAGCGAAAATCTATTTCCCAATTAATATTTGGCTAAAAATCGACACCGGAATGCACCGCTTAGGCGTTCACCCCGAGCAGGTGGATCTGTTTGTGGAACGATTGAAAAATTGCTCACTGGTTAATTCTATCAGCTTTGTCAGCCATTTCAGCCGAGCCGATGAACCGGATTGCGGCTACACCGAAAAACAAATCGCCGTATTTGAACAAGCCACCGCAAAATATGCCCAACACGACCGTAGCATTTCCGCCTCAAGCGGCATTCTGTATTGGAAGCAAGCTCACTACGACTGGGTTCGTCCTGGCATTATTATGCACGGCATCTCCCCTCACTACACACCGATTACCGATTTAGGCTTCAAACCCGTGATGACGCTTTCGTCCTCGCTGATTGCGGTTCGCACCCATAAAGTCGGCGAGCCAGTCGGCTATGGCGGAGCTTGGATCAGCCCGAAAGACACTAAACTCGGCGTAATCGCAATGGGCTACGGCGATGGCTACCCTCGCAACGCCCCTGAAGGCACGCCTGTTTTGGTAAACGGTAGAATTGTGCCGATTGTCGGGCGTGTGTCAATGGATATGCTCACAGTTGATTTAGGGGCTGACAGCCAAGATAAAGTGGGCGATAAAGTGATTTTTTGGGGAGAAAAATTACTGATTGAAGATGTGGCGAAACACATCGGCGTGATTAGCTATGAGCTGATTACCAAGCTCACTCCTCGTGTGATTTTTGAATATCAATAA